The genome window CGTTCGGCTCCGGCGCGAACCTGAGTGTCGGGCCACTGTTCAATCCCAAGTTGACCGACGCCCTACAGGAAGTCGGCCGGACCAAAGCTATTCCGTTCAGCGTCTCGGCCACCCCGCGCCACTCGTCTACCGACGGCGACGCGCTGGCCCTCACGCGCGGCGGCGTGCCGACCGGCGTGGTCAGCATTCCCAACCGCTATATGCACAGCCCCTCGGAGATGGTGCAGCTCAGCGACGTGCAGGCCTGCATCGACATCATTGCCGCTTGGGTCATGAGCTTGCCGGAAGGCGAAGTGGATTTTTCGCGCCACTGAGCGCAGACAGTCAAAGCGCGGAGAAGCGGGCTTACCGATAGCCCTGCTTCTCCGCGCCGTTTTCTTGGCCACGTTACAGCGTTTTTTCAAATGCTGAATTCAGTCGCCCGCACCCACTTTGGCCAGCACGGTTTCGTTCTGAGCGGCAAGTTCGAGGATGTGATAGCCGTAAGCGTTGATGACCTGCGCTCCGGTGGCCGCATCGGTGTACGACACCTTTTTACCCTCGTACTCGTGGATATGGCCGTGAACCACCATGCTGGGGCGGCGCTTTTCGATAAAGCCGCTGATAAATTCGCAGCCTCTATGGGCGTAGTCGCTGCCCGCGTGCGGTCCCAGCGGCGGGGCGTGGGTCAGAAAAATATCCACGCCTCCTCTGGCTTGCCACGCCAGCTTGCTCAGCCCCCAGCGGGCCTGTGAGGCCGTGTACTGGTTTTCGCCGTCACGGTAACGCGGCACCCCGCCCCAGCCCGCGATTCTCAGCCCCGCTTCGGTAATCAAACGGCCATGCGCGTTGATGACGCCCTGCGGCAGGTGGCGGCCTGAGCCTTCATTGATGTATTCGTCGTTGTGGTTGCCCGGCACATACACCACTGGCACCGTCAACGTGGAAGCCAAAAACTCCAGAAAAAAACCCGGAACATCGCCCGCCGCCAGCACCAGATCAAATTCGGGCAGGCCGCTGGGAAAGCCCGTGCGGTACACGTAGGGATGCACCATATCGGCCACCACCATCACCCGCTTTGCCGCTGCGGGAGCGAATGTTGCGGCGAGTTTGGCCGGGCGGGCGTGGGCTGTAGGTTGGAGAAGCGAGGTCATAAATGCAAACACTCCTGCCCGGCGCAGGTTCACTGAATTGGGGCAGCACCAATCAGCTCAAACGCGGCTGCTGACTCCACCCACCGGGACTTTTGTGGCCTCCATTCTAGCGCGGCTGAAGCGGCCTAGCAGCAAGTCTGGCAAAATGCTAAAGATGACGGCCCCCGCTCCTGCTTCCAGCTTGCCCACCCTCTTCACGCCGCGCCTGAAGCTGTATCCGCTCACGCACGACATCGTAGTGCGGCAGCTTACGGGAAAGCCGTTCACACTGGATTTGCCGGAACTCGGCCCAGTCGAGTTTGATACCGAGTGGCCCGGCGACGCCTTTGCCATCTTCGCGTCGCTGGCCCAGGACACGCAGAGTTCAGGCGGTTGGGTGATGGTTCACGCGGGCAAGGCAGCAGGCATGATCGGCCCCAAAGGCGTGCTGTGGGGCGCGGTGGAAATCGGTTATGGACTGCGGCCCCAAAATTGGCGGCAGGGACTGGCCACCGAAGCGGTGCAGGCCGTGACCGCTTGGCTGCTGACGCTGGAACACGTCCGGCGCGTCACCGCCGAAACCGCTGTGGACAATCTGGCCAGCGCAAAAGTCCTTACGAAAGCGGGCTTTGTGGAAACGGGGCGCGGCCACAGCGAAGAAGACGGCGACTTGCGGCTGTGGGAGCGGCGCACCTGAAGGAGACCCGACCTGCCGCCCCGATCCTTATGCTCCTTCCCAACTACTCCAACAAAGTGGCCCGAATCCGCGCCGAGAGCATGTCCAGCGCCGGTTCGTTCATGCCGCCGTGCTGAATGATCACGTCGGCGTGCCGCTTGGTGGGTTCGACAAAGCTCAGGTGCATGGGCCGCACGAATTCCAAATACTGCTGAATCACGCTTTCCTGGCTGCGGCCCCGCTCATGAGTGTCGCGCAGTAAGCGGCGAATGAAGCGCACGTCAGGGTCGGCGTCCACGAAGACCTTGAGATGCATCTTGCCGAGCAGATCGGGGTCGTAAAGCGCGAAAAACCCTTCCAGCACCACCACCGGCGCGGGCAAGACGGTCTGGGTCTCTTCGGCGCGGGTATGGTGGGTAAAATCGTAGGTCGGCATATCGACCGGCACCCCGGCCAGCAGCGCGTCCAGATGTTCACGCAGCAAGGCCCAATCGAAGGCAGCAGGGTGATCGTAGTTGGTGCTGACCCGTGTTTCAAAAGGAATCTCGGCCTGGTCGCGGTAATAGTTATCTTGCCAGAGCACCGCGACGCCCGACGCCCCCACCGTTTCGATGACCCGCCGCGTCACGGTGGTTTTGCCACTGCCCGACCCGCCCGCCACCCCGATCACGAAGGGGCGCTGAACTGACTTGTTCACGCCCGCCCGAGTGAGCCGATCAGTTCGATGCGGCGCTCGGCCAGTTTGCGGGCCACCAGATGCGGCGGCTTGTGGTGCTGCTCAGCCAGCGCGGCGATACGCGAGACAATGCCGTAGATTTTTTCTCCGGCGGCTTCCGGCGTGAGGTTGTGGGCCGAGGCGATCAGGCCCGCGCCGTTGATGGCGAAGTCGGGAATATAAGCGATGCCCGCTTCGCGCACCAACTCCTCGCTGCTGCGCGAGAGCGGGTGGTGCTCGGCTCCGGCGATGAGGCGGCACTGCAACCTCGGCACGTCTTGGCTGCGGATGCTGTAGCCGAAAGCGCACGGCGCGAGAATGTCGCAGGGCGCGTCGAGCAGGCTCTGGGTGTCCATGACTTGACTGTTATCCAAGCTGCTGCCCAGCGCTTCGGCCCGCTCAGCTTGGATGTCGCTGAGCAGCAGGCGAGCGCCCTCGCGGTGGAGCAACTCGGCCAGCAGCCGCCCGACCGTGCCGACGCCCAAGATGGCGACGCGCACATTGCGCATACTCTCGCTGCCGAGGGTAAACCGGGCCGCCGCCTTGATGCCCCGGTACACGCCGTAAGCAGTGGCGGCGGCGGTGTCGGTGTTCATGCCCATGGTGCTATTGGTTTCCTGCGCCACATAAGCGATGTCCTGACCCGAAACCCGCACGTCTTCGGTGAGAACCAGCCGCCCACCAAAATGGCTGATCTGCCGCCCCAAAGCCCGGAACAATGCTTCGCGGGCGTGGCCCTGCGCGTCACTGCCTTCTTCGCTCGTCAGGTTGTCGGGGCTGAGCAGCACGCACGACGCGCCGCCGTAATTCAGGCCGGTCAGCGCCGCCTTGAGAGTCATGGACTCGCTCAGCGCCAGCGCTCCCTTGAGCACCAGGTCTTCATCCAGCGTCACCAAGCGGCATCCGGCGATGGCCGGGCCGAGCACCGTCGAGTGAATGGCCAGCACCGCCCGCAACCCGCTGGGCACATGCGAAAGCAGCGTGACTTGTTCGTGTCCGCGCTGCTGCATCTCGTCAAACATCAGCATTGTTCCGCTCCCTTCTGCACGCCGCTCACGCTAGCATGTCTGGATGTTTGCCGGCTTTAGGAGCGCCCTGTAAGATGGGGGCGTTCAGTGAAAGCCGCCGCGCTAAAGTAAGACTCGTCTCAAATGCCCTTGCCCAGCCAAAAGCGCGGGCGCGAGGATGAGATTTGTAAGACATGGCATTCTAAAGTAATGGCGGATTAATCGCCGCATGGCAAAGACAAGCAAGGTCAGCTGAGGAAGGGAGCAAGTTGGCAAGGTGCAGAGCAGGTGGGAGAGAGTAAACCGTGACAAGGCCCCGGCTTTTGGACAATCTGGCTTGCACAGAAGACACCCAAAACCAACACAGCACCATCTAAAACGGCTGCACTGAGTCGAGCAGACGCATAAAGTGAGGAGAGAAATGGAGACAATTGCGCCGCTGGCAAAAGTTCTAGCCGAGGCAAACGGAATCGAATGGCGTTCGCTGCACGGTACAGGCAACGCCGGAATGATCACCGAAACCGATATTTTGGGTTACTTGGCCCGCGTCATGAGCGGAGAAGAAGACGCGCCGACGACCCCAGTCGATCCGATGCCCTCGCCTGCCGAGTTGGCGGTGTATTCGTCGCCGGAAATGCTCAGCCGCGCCGGAGTCGAGCCGGAATTGGCCGAGTTTCTCAAGGCCCAACAAGATCAGATTCAGCACGTTCAAACGCAGCACAGCGCTCCTCCCGAAATGGTGGCCCCGCCCGTGCCCAGCATGTCTTCATCTGATATTGCCGTTCCCGATATTGCTGTGCCGAGTGTGTCTATGCCCAGCGCCGTCATGTCCGATTTGGCTGTGCCTGATTTGGTGGTGCCTGAAGTGACGGCGGCAGAAATCGTGCTGGAACCGGTTGTGGCAGCCCCCGTCACCCCAGAGCCCACCGCGCCGACGCCCGCCTTTGAAGTGCCGCTCGCTGCCGAAGACGACTTCGCCGAGCCTGCCTTCATCCATACACCTGCCCCCGCACCAGAAGATGAGTTCGAACTGGAAGAAGAACCCGTGGAAGCCCAAGCGCCTGCGGCGCAGGTGCAGCCAGTGACGCCGCCTCCCCTGCCCCAAGCGCCTGCCAAGCCCGCTTCCGGCGGCCTGCTCAGCGGCCTGCTGTCGAGCTTGTACCGCCGCAACGACCCGCCCGCTCCTCAAGCGCCGACTCAGCCCACCCCTGCCCAGCCCACACCGACTCAGCCGGTTGCCGCGACGCCTGCGGTCAGCTCGCCAGAAGTGGTCAAGCCCGCAGTCGTCAAGCCCGAAGTGAAGCTGCCCGAACTCGGCGTGCCGCCTGCCGCCGCCTTGGCGCTACCGGAACCCGAACTGGCCGTACACGCCGACGTGGTGCCGCCGATCAGCACTGAGAGCAGTGCCGAAGAGCGCGTCCTGCCGCCTGTCCCCGTACTCGGCGAAGTCATCGTGCCCGATATCGCGCAGCCAGCCGATACGGCGAAGCCAACCGACACCGCCGAGCCCGCTCCATTCGCGCCCAGCGAACCCGAAGTCGCGCCGGTGCCGTTGCCCGCACCGCAGCTGCCGTCTGTTGCGGCCGCCACCGTGCCCAATATCACCGTGCCCGCTGCTGCTTGGGCCGGAACCTACCTGCGCCGCGAGGTGGATTTGAGCGCCATGCAAAGCGCCCGCGAGCAGCTCAGCGATCTGGTCGGCGACTTGCCGCTCACCCTGATGCTGGCCCGCGCCGCTCAGCGCCACCTCGGCCTGCTGAATCTTTCCAGCGTGGCAGTAGCCAATGTGAGCGGTCAAGCGCTTGACGCAGACCTCAGCGGCGACCTCCGCAGCGGCATCAAGGCCCTCTCGGATGCCAAGCCCGCCGGCTCCGAACCCGCCATCCCAGCCGATCTGCTGATTCTCGACGCTGGCGAACTCGACCTCGACGACCTGCACTACCCGCACGCCGTCACACTGTCGCTGGGCCGCGTTCAAAACGGCAAGTCGGCCCTGAGCCTCAACGGCGACTTGGACGTGCAGCAGGCCGCCCGCTTCCTCGCCGAAGTCTCGGCGCTGCTGGCCACACCGGTCAAGCTGCTGGTGTAGTGGGGAGAGGGGAAAGCAAGACAGTTTTCTAGCTTTGCTTTCCTCCTCTCTCCTCCAATCCGTTAAACTAAGTCACGGTGCTGTGCGCCGTGCTTTTTTTTGGCAAAATTCGCGCACAGTGGGAGGCATACATGCCCGGAATTGCAATTATTGGCGCACAGTGGGGAGACGAGGGCAAAGGCAAGATCACCGATTTTCTGGCTCCCAAAGCAGACTTCGTGGTGCGCTATCAGGGCGGAGCCAATGCCGGACACACTGTGACCGCCGCAGGCCAGACCTTCAAACTCAATTTGCTGCCCAGCGGCGTGCTGCATGAACAAACGGTCAGCGTGCTGGGCGACGGCATGGTGATCGACCCCGAGAAATTCCTGGCCGAGCGCCAGAACCTCCTCGACGGCGGACTGAGTCCCGAACTGCGCATTTCCGAACGCGCTCACTTGGTCTTGCCGCACCACAAATACGTGGACGGACGCAAAGATTTTGTCGGCACGACCGGGCGCGGCATCGGCCCCGCCTACGCTGACCGGGCGCGGCGGGTGGGCATCCGCTTTGGCGATCTGAGTGATCTCAGCGTGCTGCGCGAGCGGGTCGAGCGACTCCTGGAAGCCAAACCCAACTCCACGGCGGCGGCAGGCTGGGGCAGCGTCAGCGACGCGCTGGGTTACTTGCTGCCGATACGCGACGCATTGGTACCGTTCGTGGCCGACACCGGCTCTCAGCTGCGTCAGGCGATCAAGGACGGTCAGAACGTGCTGTTTGAAGGCGCTCAGGCGACCCTCCTCGACCTCAATTACGGCACCTATCCGTTCGTGACCAGCTCACACCCCAGCGTGGGCGGCATTTTGGTGGGCGCGGGGGTCAGTCACAAGGCCATCAACAAGGTCTACGGCGTGGCCAAAGCCTTTAACACTCGCGTCGGCAACGGCCCGTTTGTCACCGAGGTGTTCGGCGAAATGGAAACCCGCCTGCGCGGCGACGGTTCGCAGCCCTGGGACGAATTCGGCACCACCACCGGACGCGCCCGCAGAGTCGGCTGGCTCGACTTGGCGCTGCTCAAATACGCCGTGGAAGTCAACGGCTTAGACGGGCTGGTCATTAACAAAATGGACGTGCTGGCCGGCATTCCTACGCTCAAAGTCGCCACCGAGTACGACGCGGCGGGCCTTCCCGTTTACCGCGAGATGGCAGGCTGGGCCAGCACTGAGGGCGTGGACAGCCGCGCAGGCTTGCCCAAAGAAGCCCAAGCCTACCTCGACCTGATCGAAGACACCGTGCAGTGTCCGGTGGTGATTTTCTCGGCGGGGCCAGCCCGTGAGCAGACCTACGGCTCGGTGAGCTGGGAATAGTTTTTTAAGCCGCCTATAATTTCGGGAACGCTGAAGGCGAGAGATCGCCCGCGTTCCCAAAATTTTGACACAAACCTGACAATTGAACGGGCGGGCAGCGCTTTAGAATCCAAAGCATTCACGGGCCGCAGCATCTGGCCCACAAAGGAAGTGACTGACTTGACCACCTCTCCCATTATTCGTGCCGATAACGAACGCCTTGAAGTGCCGGGCGTCGCGGCGCTCACCCACGATTGGCTCGCGGCGATTGGCGAAGACCCAGACCGCGAGGGCCTGCTGAAAACTCCTCAGCGGGTGGCCCGCGCTTGGGGCTTTTTGACCGGCGGCTATCAACTGACTTTGGGTGAGGCTGCTGGGGACGCCGTGTTTGAAGCGGAAGGCTCAGAGATGGTGATCGTCAAAGACATCGAGTTCTATTCGATGTGCGAGCACCACATGCTGCCCTTTTATGGCCGCGCCCACATCGCCTACATCCCAGACGGCAAAATCTTGGGCCTGAGTAAATTTGCCCGCATCGTGGATTTGTATGCCCGCCGCCTGCAGGTGCAGGAGCGCATCACCACGCAGGTTGCCGAAGCAGTAGAAGAATTGCTGGCCCCCAAGGGCGTGGCGGTGCTGCTGGAAGGCACCCACCTGTGCATGGCCATGCGCGGCGTGCAAAAGCAGAATTCCTCGACCACCACCTCAGCCATGCGTGGATCCTTCAGGGATGACCCCCGCACACGCGGCGAGTTCATGAGCGCTGTGCAGCAGACCTTCAAAAACCGCTGAGCGTCAAACGGCTGAGGAGCAGCTCCTCACCCTCAGCCGCCAACGATATGCTCGTCAAAAAAGCCCATCACCCTATTCCAGGCGTCGATACTGGCTACACCGTCAAAGCTGGGGCCGGGGGTGGCGAACGAGTGCCGCGCCCCCGGATAGACTTTGATGTCGTTGGCGATGCCCGCTGCTTCCAATTCGGCGGCCAGCGCCCTCCCCTGCCCAGCGGTGACGTCTTTTTCAGGATAGCTGCCCACCACCGGGCAAGCGCGGCGCACCGCTTCCAGGGGGCGCGGGTTAAAACCGTAATAGGGAGCCACCGCCCTCACCCGCTGATCGGTGCAGGCCAGCGCGATAGCCAAGCTGCCGCCCAAGCAAAAGCCAATCGCACCGAGGCGTGAAGCGTCCACGCCGGGCAGTGCGGCCAGTTCGCCCAGTGCGGCGCGGGTATCCCGTATTCCTTGGTGGCCGAGGCTGTCGGCGAACACCCCGCCGAGCATCTGCGCCATGCAGACGGCTTTGTTTTGATTGGCGAACAAATCCACCGCCAGCGCGACGTAACCGGCCTGCGCCATGCGCTCGGCCACCGCTTTGATCTCGACCGTCAGGCCAAAAATTTCGTGGATGACCAACATCCCCGGCGCTGAGCCGCTACGGTCTGGTCGGGCCACGGGGCGCACCAAGTACCCTTCCAGAGTGCGGTCTTCTGAAGCAAATGAAATCAGCTCTCCGGTCAACTCGGTAGCGGCGCTTGTCATGCCCGCAGCTTAGAGCCTTTAGCATGGCGCATGGCTGAAACTGCTTCCGAAGACTGGCTGAGCTTGCTGGACTGGCGCAGGCAAATGAGTGATCTCTACGCCGAGGTGCGCCGCCTGTATGCCAGCGACCCGGCCGCCGCTCATCAGCTTTGGCAGCGGGTACGCAATGAACTGTTCAAGTCGCACCCGCAGTCGCCACTGCTGATGGAGGCGCGGGCCGACTTCGCGGCGCTGCCGGTGTGGCCTTACGATCCGGCCTACGCTTTCAGTTCAGCCGTCCGAACCGATTTGCCGCCTGAACAGTTCACGGTGCAGACCTCGGCGGGCCAAGCTATGCCGCTGATTCGGGTGGGCCGCGTGAAGCTGCACAACCAGCACCACGATCTGGGCAAGCTGGATGTCTACTGGATCGACGTGTACGGCGGCGGGCTGTTCTTGCCGTTTCGGGACGCGGGCAGCGGTCAGACCCATTACGGCGGTGGGCGCTACCTGCTGGACACCGTGAAAAGTGCCGATCTGGGCAGCCTCCCAGGTAAGCGCTTGGTGCTGGATTTC of Deinococcus detaillensis contains these proteins:
- a CDS encoding metallophosphoesterase family protein: MTSLLQPTAHARPAKLAATFAPAAAKRVMVVADMVHPYVYRTGFPSGLPEFDLVLAAGDVPGFFLEFLASTLTVPVVYVPGNHNDEYINEGSGRHLPQGVINAHGRLITEAGLRIAGWGGVPRYRDGENQYTASQARWGLSKLAWQARGGVDIFLTHAPPLGPHAGSDYAHRGCEFISGFIEKRRPSMVVHGHIHEYEGKKVSYTDAATGAQVINAYGYHILELAAQNETVLAKVGAGD
- a CDS encoding GNAT family N-acetyltransferase, with the protein product MTAPAPASSLPTLFTPRLKLYPLTHDIVVRQLTGKPFTLDLPELGPVEFDTEWPGDAFAIFASLAQDTQSSGGWVMVHAGKAAGMIGPKGVLWGAVEIGYGLRPQNWRQGLATEAVQAVTAWLLTLEHVRRVTAETAVDNLASAKVLTKAGFVETGRGHSEEDGDLRLWERRT
- the udk gene encoding uridine kinase, giving the protein MNKSVQRPFVIGVAGGSGSGKTTVTRRVIETVGASGVAVLWQDNYYRDQAEIPFETRVSTNYDHPAAFDWALLREHLDALLAGVPVDMPTYDFTHHTRAEETQTVLPAPVVVLEGFFALYDPDLLGKMHLKVFVDADPDVRFIRRLLRDTHERGRSQESVIQQYLEFVRPMHLSFVEPTKRHADVIIQHGGMNEPALDMLSARIRATLLE
- a CDS encoding Glu/Leu/Phe/Val dehydrogenase family protein — protein: MLMFDEMQQRGHEQVTLLSHVPSGLRAVLAIHSTVLGPAIAGCRLVTLDEDLVLKGALALSESMTLKAALTGLNYGGASCVLLSPDNLTSEEGSDAQGHAREALFRALGRQISHFGGRLVLTEDVRVSGQDIAYVAQETNSTMGMNTDTAAATAYGVYRGIKAAARFTLGSESMRNVRVAILGVGTVGRLLAELLHREGARLLLSDIQAERAEALGSSLDNSQVMDTQSLLDAPCDILAPCAFGYSIRSQDVPRLQCRLIAGAEHHPLSRSSEELVREAGIAYIPDFAINGAGLIASAHNLTPEAAGEKIYGIVSRIAALAEQHHKPPHLVARKLAERRIELIGSLGRA
- a CDS encoding E3 binding domain-containing protein encodes the protein METIAPLAKVLAEANGIEWRSLHGTGNAGMITETDILGYLARVMSGEEDAPTTPVDPMPSPAELAVYSSPEMLSRAGVEPELAEFLKAQQDQIQHVQTQHSAPPEMVAPPVPSMSSSDIAVPDIAVPSVSMPSAVMSDLAVPDLVVPEVTAAEIVLEPVVAAPVTPEPTAPTPAFEVPLAAEDDFAEPAFIHTPAPAPEDEFELEEEPVEAQAPAAQVQPVTPPPLPQAPAKPASGGLLSGLLSSLYRRNDPPAPQAPTQPTPAQPTPTQPVAATPAVSSPEVVKPAVVKPEVKLPELGVPPAAALALPEPELAVHADVVPPISTESSAEERVLPPVPVLGEVIVPDIAQPADTAKPTDTAEPAPFAPSEPEVAPVPLPAPQLPSVAAATVPNITVPAAAWAGTYLRREVDLSAMQSAREQLSDLVGDLPLTLMLARAAQRHLGLLNLSSVAVANVSGQALDADLSGDLRSGIKALSDAKPAGSEPAIPADLLILDAGELDLDDLHYPHAVTLSLGRVQNGKSALSLNGDLDVQQAARFLAEVSALLATPVKLLV
- a CDS encoding adenylosuccinate synthase — its product is MPGIAIIGAQWGDEGKGKITDFLAPKADFVVRYQGGANAGHTVTAAGQTFKLNLLPSGVLHEQTVSVLGDGMVIDPEKFLAERQNLLDGGLSPELRISERAHLVLPHHKYVDGRKDFVGTTGRGIGPAYADRARRVGIRFGDLSDLSVLRERVERLLEAKPNSTAAAGWGSVSDALGYLLPIRDALVPFVADTGSQLRQAIKDGQNVLFEGAQATLLDLNYGTYPFVTSSHPSVGGILVGAGVSHKAINKVYGVAKAFNTRVGNGPFVTEVFGEMETRLRGDGSQPWDEFGTTTGRARRVGWLDLALLKYAVEVNGLDGLVINKMDVLAGIPTLKVATEYDAAGLPVYREMAGWASTEGVDSRAGLPKEAQAYLDLIEDTVQCPVVIFSAGPAREQTYGSVSWE
- the folE gene encoding GTP cyclohydrolase I FolE, with the translated sequence MTTSPIIRADNERLEVPGVAALTHDWLAAIGEDPDREGLLKTPQRVARAWGFLTGGYQLTLGEAAGDAVFEAEGSEMVIVKDIEFYSMCEHHMLPFYGRAHIAYIPDGKILGLSKFARIVDLYARRLQVQERITTQVAEAVEELLAPKGVAVLLEGTHLCMAMRGVQKQNSSTTTSAMRGSFRDDPRTRGEFMSAVQQTFKNR
- a CDS encoding dienelactone hydrolase family protein produces the protein MTSAATELTGELISFASEDRTLEGYLVRPVARPDRSGSAPGMLVIHEIFGLTVEIKAVAERMAQAGYVALAVDLFANQNKAVCMAQMLGGVFADSLGHQGIRDTRAALGELAALPGVDASRLGAIGFCLGGSLAIALACTDQRVRAVAPYYGFNPRPLEAVRRACPVVGSYPEKDVTAGQGRALAAELEAAGIANDIKVYPGARHSFATPGPSFDGVASIDAWNRVMGFFDEHIVGG
- a CDS encoding DUF1684 domain-containing protein, which translates into the protein MAETASEDWLSLLDWRRQMSDLYAEVRRLYASDPAAAHQLWQRVRNELFKSHPQSPLLMEARADFAALPVWPYDPAYAFSSAVRTDLPPEQFTVQTSAGQAMPLIRVGRVKLHNQHHDLGKLDVYWIDVYGGGLFLPFRDAGSGQTHYGGGRYLLDTVKSADLGSLPGKRLVLDFNFAYHPSCFYDPQWSCPLAPPQNGLAAEVRAGERL